The genomic region tactcctactttggtgaATCTGATGAATCAAATAAGGTGATGGTAGTATATATCTTAATGAATCCTTAAACATAACCGAGACACGCAAGTGGCACTGATCCCTTCCTTCGTCCCCTTGCTTGCTTGCTTATCCTCTCTCGTGTGCTCCTCGTTCCAGTCGGTCGTCCTTCTCCCCAGGCCCCAAGAACTCCAACCACCACTCTGACTCCAGATTCCTTCTCCCTCCCCGAAGACTAGCCGGTGCCGGTGCTGGTGCCGTGCCCTTCACTGTTTCCGGTTGGACTTTGGACCCTACGTATCCAGATCTACAAGTTTCCCTCCCTCCATATATTCGGCTTCCGAGCAGAGTATCCCAGCCCCAACCCGCCGTTCTCTCCCGCGCGCCGATCGGACCGGAGGCTCGCCGTTCCACCATGGCAGAGGCCGGCGACCCCACCCTGGAGCAGGGGCTCCTCGCTAACCCGGAGGTGAGTGGTTGCTCTGTCCGGTTCCGCCGTCTCGTTTCTTTCTTGAGACGAGATGGGTTTGGTTGGTTGGTGCCTTCCGTTCCGTGCGATCAGAGGCCGCGTGCTTTGGTGGGATCCCTAGTCTAGTCTACTCTAGAAAGATCGTACCTTCGAGCCTTTGCACCTATGCGGATTTGGAGTTGATTTTATGTTCAGCAAAACATCAAAGAGTAGCCAGGGGCAGCCTCATAGGACACCGGCTGCGCTGAATTTGGATTGAGATATTCCCCTTTTATCTATGTATATCTATGACTTGGTATATTGATTATTGTGCCGTTCGGAGATTCCAATCGTGAGCTGAACTTGTTAGATTCTCGTTCTTTCAGTTTAGTTTCAATCGACACGCGATTTGTGGGTATTCAGCTGGACAGTATCGGATTTCTTGGCCAGGATTTCTGGTGatcagtgtgtgtgtgtgcctaTAATTAAGTTTTCCTAAGCTGGTGGACATACTAGCCTATGATAACACCATAATGAAACATTTGCTTCAACTTGCATATATCAAAGTTATCAACCATTATGGATCCTGAAGCTGAGTATATATACTCTGAATTTTGTCTTGTTTGGTCTCTCGTAATCATTACTCCTGCATTGAAAGacagcaaccccccccccccccccccccccccaaaaaaagccAAATCTTTGAGGAAGCAAAAGACAGCAATGCTTTATTACTGTCCTAAATTGAAGTGACACGGGTCTATCTATCAATGTACATTCGGCTCCTACTTAGATTTAAATCACTATTCAGTCCTGACAAATTGACCATGAATTATGTGATAACACAGCACACTAAATACTCCTGATTTCAGGAATCGAACCAACTTACATACACTGGAGATGGATCTGTCGACTTTTCGGGAAACCCTGTCGTGAAGGAGAAAACTGGCAGATGGAAGGCATGCCCATTCATCTTAGGTAATTTTTTGCAGCAGTCAGTACATTCTTTTGTTTACTGTATGTATGCGTGAAATAATTATTGTAACCAACCTGTAGGTAATGAATGCTGTGAGCGGTTGGCCTATTATGGCATCTCGACAAACCTTGTGACTTACTTGACAAAAAAACTACATGATGGTAACTCCTCTGCTGCTAGAAATGTGACTACATGGCAGGGAACTTGCTATTTGACTCCCCTTATTGGAGCTATCCTGGCTGATGCATACTGGGGGAGGTATTGGACGATCGCAACGTTCTCCACAATATACTTCATTGTAAGTCATCTCTACTGAAATTTTGTCCTAATAAGTCATGTGTAAGTGTTTATAGATTCCTCAAATTTATAGGGCTTGCACTGTATGAGCTATGAGAGCTCACCCTCCCCGACAGGGTTAGAACAGTAGCATAGTACTTTGGTATGGTGTATGTCCTATGAAATTAGTTATGCTTGTGATGCGTCGTTTTTACAATAGATGTCTTGATACTCTCTTAAACCCGGTATGCATTACTGTGAAAGGTTCATGTCAGTAGTATGCCTATAGTTCTTGTATACCAGCTGTTAGTTCATATCTGACTGCTAAACTCAATTCTGTGCTAACCTGGTTGGTATCTTGTCTTGACAATCATGTTGTAATTGTAGGGGATGTCAGTACTGACTCTTTCAGCATCAGTTCCTATGCTCATGCCTCCATCTTGTGAAGGAGCCATTTGCCCAGAAGCCAGTCCTTTGCAGTATACCGTATTTTTTCTTGGTCTTTACCTAATTGCGCTCGGCACTGGTGGAATCAAGCCATGTGTCTCATCTTTTGGAGCGGATCAATTTGATGACACAGATCCAGCTGAGCGAATCCAGAAGGGGTCTTTCTTCAATTGGTTCTATTTTTCAATAAACATTGGTGCCCTTATATCAAGCAGTTTTCTGGTTTGGGTGCAAGACAATTTAGGATGGGGATTAGGCTTTGGCATTCCGACCGTATTCATGGGTCTTGCCATCATAAGCTTCTTTGCCGGCACCTCACTTTATAGATTCCAAAAGCCAGGTGGCAGTCCTATCACACGAGTATGCCAGGTAGTTGCTGCCACTTTGCGCAAGTGGAACGCACCTGTTCCAGAGGACAGCTCTCTCTTGTACGAGCTAGCAGATGGGGTTTCAGCAATCGAAGGGAGTCGGCAATTGGAGCACACTGATGAACTCAGGTGAGCATAGCAGTACAGCGAAGCACCACAACTCCAGTCAGTTTATTGACCTGTAAAGATCTAGGGCAAataaatatttgaactttattagTTGCTGATTCTTATTTACATATAGTTTTGATATATTCCAACTTCAAAAACTAGATACACTAGCCTTTTGCTTTCGTGAATCTGTTCACTTTATTTTTCCAAATCCTAACTAGCATTTATTCCAGATGTCTGGACAAGGCGGCTACAATTACTGATCTTGATGTGAAAGAAGATAGCTTCAACAACCCATGGCGGGTGTGCACCGTCACCCAGGTGGAGGAACTGAAGATATTGGTAAGGATGTTCCCTGTCTGGGCAACAACAATTGTGTTTTCGGCCGTCTATGCTCAGATGTCCACCATGTTTGTGGAACAAGGGATGGTGCTTGATCCAACAATCGGCTCATTCAAGATCCCTCCAGCATCTCTATCCACCTTCGACGTGGTCAGTGTCATTATATGGGTTCCTATCTATGACAGCATCCTGGTCCCAATAGCCAGGAGGTTCACCGGCAAGGAGAGGGGCTTTTCAGAGCTCCAGCGGATGGGCATCGGCCTGGTAATCTCCATCCTCGCAATGTCAGCAGCCGCGGTCCTCGAGATAAAGAGGCTGGCCATCGCCAGGGAGGCGCACCTGGTGGACCAGAACGTCCCGGTTCCGCTGAGCATCCTGTGGCAAATCCCTCAGTACTTCCTGGTCGGCGCCTCGGAGGTGTTCACCTTCATCGGGGCGCTCGAGTTCTTCTACGACCAGTCGCCGGACGCCATGCGGAGCCTCTGCAGTGCGCTGCAGCTCATCACCACCGCGCTCGGGAACTACCTCAGCGCCTTCATCCTCACGATGGTCGCCTACTTCACGACCAGGGGAGGGAGGCCCGGGTGGATCCCTGACAACCTCAACGAGGGGCGCCTTGATTACTTCTTCTGGCTGCTCGCGGGGCTCAGCTTTCTCAACTTTTTGGTGTACGTGCTGTGCGCCAACAGGTTCAAGAGCAAGAAAGCGGCTTGAGCTTCTTTGATGGTCGGAGAAGTTGGACGGCGTCGGAGCAGCAGTCCTGTACACGTACACTTGAAAATCTGTATATATGCTTCTCAGTACATGATCCCTCTGTTGACGCACGTGTTTATTTTTTTTAACAAGCTGTAATTATCTCTGTATTTGAATCCAAAATGGGTCATGCATTTTCTTTTCCTGTATATATTGTACATTCACTTGAAGTTTCAATGTCGGCCACCTCTAGTTTCCTTGTTTAGCATTTGGTTTTTGCGTTGTCTATTAAGATGTGCAAGTGATATGGCGTTGAATGCTTGGAAGAGGATGTCCTCCCCTTTGCCGGGAGAGTCGGTCTTTTCTTTGCTGGTCGTATTTTGAGGTAATTTGGTTACATGTCAAAACTTCAACTCTCCTTATTTACTGATGAAACGAGAAGAGGAAGCAGGAGAATCAAAAGCAAGAAAGCAGCTTGAGTTTTGTTGGTGAGAATAGTTCGCTGGCAGGTTGTACTGAAGCTGAAGGCCAAGGCTCTTCGATGGCgttctcatgtactccctccgttccatcatacctgcgacaagtaattcagaacggagggagtacatgtgcacTTCAAAATCTGTGTATATTTCTCAGTAAATTTTTTTGATGTGACTATTATTCgagcaattctcttcttctttcttgttTGAACGGACAACACTTGTCTTCCTCTTAATTACTAGTGatcgaggcaaatcttttgcctctatTAGAAAAACATGAATTGGAGGACATGCATGCATGGGCACTTTCTCGCAGGCCTGTCCTGCCGTTGGCTGGTCAACAACCTGTGATAGTAGAGAAATAAAATGTAAGGGCAGGGTCAAGGGCGGGCGAGACGTGAGGAGTTGCACGGGAGCACGTCGGGAGCGAGCTGCGGCACAGACGTGGGAGGTCAgtttgtttgaccacagttttcTTCTGAGCTCTGGACCTTAGCTGATTTGGCAGTCCCAAACTCTGTCCAAAATAAATCATGTTGTTCGACAGATAAACTAAACAATCTCTTGGATTGGAGACCAGTGTGTTTGCCGGGTCAGGCGGTCAGGGTGCACGAGCGAACGGCACGCTCATCCGTTGCCGTACATGACATGAAACAGGGCCGACAGTGGCAGGCATGTACGTTGTTGGTTGGCTCGACACGGAGAGAAAACGAACGTGTGCAACATCAACTGCGCAGGCCGCACGTAGCCCAGGCCCAGCGAATGATTTGCAATCGGCCGCGCATTGTCaagccaaccaccaccaccaccaccccggcccctgccctgccctgccatATAGGAGTAGGACGAGGACCGCCTCAACTCAATCTTGTGTCTATAGTTGACATAGCTAGATCAACATCCAGACCGGCCGGCAGCTAGCCTCGGAGCTGTTTTTGCTTGAGTTCGCCGCCGTGTGCGTGCGTTTCTTGGGTTGAGGAGGATGTGGTGCTGCGCCGGCGAGAGGGAGGAGTACCACGGCCCGCCGCCCGGCAGCCTTGCCATGCCGCCCCCGCGAGCACCAGGTTCTTACATAACACTATCCGTTAGGTTCCACAAGCATTTGCGCTTCCTTGTCCTAAAATGCAACCGTTTAGACCTCCTTTGGTTCAAAGGGTTTTCATAGGAATTTTGGAGGAATAGAATCATTAGAATTTCTTCGTGTGTTGGTTGCTTGATTCGCTGGATTAAATTCTGTAGGATTTTTTTCTAAGGGTTTCTTGGTACTATTTCTTATAGAATTTCTAACGTCTGCTCAAACCACTCTGAAAGAATCCTTTGTTTTTTCTGTGATGCAATCAATCAAATAATCTAAAATCCTGTAGGATTGAGATGGCCAtgacatttcagccctatattttTTTTCTATTCCGATGCATGTTTTGAGAATCATGCGAATCAAAGATGCCATGCATTGTTGCAGCGCAAGCGAGAGGGCCGAACGCGCCGAGGAACGGCGTGGGGCCAGCCAAGGTGCTGCCGATCGACGTCCCGGCGGTGACACTGGCGGAGCTCAACCGCCTCACGGGCAACTTCGGCGCCCGGTCGCTGGTCGGGGAGGGGTCCTACGGCCGCGTGTACCGCGCCAAGCTAGCCACGGGGGAGACCGTGGCCGTCAAGATGTTCGACAACGGCGGCTCCGGGCAGTCGGAGGCCGAGTTCTGCGCGCAGCTGTCGGTGGTGTCGAGGCTCAAGTGCGGCCACTTCACGCAGCTGCTGGGCTACTGCCTGGAGCTCAACAACCGGATCGTGCTCTACGAGTTCGCCACCAACGGCTCGCTCTACGACATCCTGCACGGGAAGAAGGGCGTGCAGGGCGCCGAGCCCGGGCCGGCGCTCACGTGGGGCCAGCGCGCCCGGGTGGCCCTCGGCGCCGCCAGGGGCCTCGAGTACCTGCACGAGAAGGTGCAGCCGTCCGTGATCCACCGCGACGTCCGCTCCAGCAACGTGCTCGTGTTCGACGGCCACGAGGGCAAGATCGCCGACTTCAACCTCACCAACCAGTCCGCCGACACCGCCGCGCGCCTCCACTCCACCAAGGTGCTCGGTACGTTTGGGTACCACGCGCCCGAGTACGCCATGACGGGCCAGCTCACGCACAAGAGCGACGTCTACAGTTTTGGGGTCgtcctcctcgagctcctcaccGGCAGGAAGCCCGTCGACCACACCATGCCCAAAGGCCAGCAGAGCCTCGTCACCTGGGTACGTACATATTTCTTCCTTGTTTGCTTGTACTCCCTTCGAAAAAaatatataagagcgtttagaccaGTCAAGAATGCATGTGTGACGATCGACATTGATCCTGCTGCATTGCAGGCCACGCCGAGACTGAGCGAGGACAAGGTCATGCAGTGCATCGATCCCAAGCTCAACAACGACTACCCGCCAAAAGCAGTGGCCAAGGTGCGTAATCCAGCTCAAGAAATTCCTCCCTAATAGCACGCTAGTACGCTATAGCATCCTCAGAAATGTCTCGCTAAGTAAATCAGTATATAATTCCTCGCTAATAGCATACTATAGTTGCTATTAGCACGATATTgcacgctaatagcatattttaAGGATCACGCTATTTTTTCATAACACACTATTTGTTTCCATTGGTTTTAACTGATGAATCTCTTCGCTTGTGTTCAGCTCGCGGCGGTGGCGGCCTTGTGCGTGCAGTATGAAGCCGACTTCAGGCCCAACATGACCATTGTCGTCAAGGCTCTCCAGCCACTTGTCGGTGCCCGTCCGGGAGGAGGAGATCACTAGCTTAGAGAGAGATCCATGTCATGCATGTCAAGGCCTTCGCCCTCTCCCGCAGCTAGCCCTCTCCTGCAGCTAGATTTCTTTTGGTGGAAGCCGCATTCATATGTTTAAATCGTACTAGAATGCTcatttttttctgaatttattcAGTATACAATCATGTGGGTGCATTGCATGTATGCACGTGAGTGTTTACGTCACTGTTGCGTTTCTCCAAAAAATAGATAGGGTCTTGAGCCTCTCGAAATGGGCAACAAAACTTGGCAAAACCAGACAGGGTTTTCTAGGGAAGGTGGTATAGCAGTGGCAAATCTACTAGATGGGCTTTAACAGGCCCAAGGATCAGCCTGGCCGACTGTTGCTACTTGCCCGTCATCAAGCCCACACAACCACTGCTCGCATGAGGTAGTTCCTTTATTACATAGAGGCAGAGACCAGACTCGCACAGTGCACTGAGTCGCCCGCCATGTTCGCATAATTAAAACAATGTTTCGTATCATTCAATGAATGCATGCGTCATTTCAAACAAATTGTATGTGATATGTTTGAGAAATGTTTATACGATATAAAAAAATATCCGCGCGTAGTATAAAAATTGTTATGCACCACTAAAAAATGTATGTAATATTTGGTATAAATATTCACGCGTTTCGAAAAAAATattgacatttaaaaaatgtttatataATGTACAAAAATGTTCACGTAGTTTAAGAAATGTTTAATGCCAATAAAATGTTCAAAATGTATTGAAAATCTATTAAAAAAATCAAGGCATGTATTTTGAAATCATTGGGGAGGCAGTCTTCATCGACCTTACTGCCTCTATAATGATGTGTGTGTGTAGTTCCCACAGGACCTACGGATTCGTAGCAATAGCTACTAATTAACTATAGTGTTTAATTTGTGCATGTGAAAGGAGACATGTGATTGGGATGGAGAAGCTAGCGCAGACTGCATGCAAACTTTGTGTGCTaaagctggtcatagtggggagtaacttagactagtgtcatatgcatgacactagtctaagttactatcttcatagtgcaaagtaatatAGTATTAATGTCATATGTGGCCTCATTTAatagcttgtagactcatgttgtcttgaaaagcgctatgttacagtaacatattatgttactacttctcattaactacttgccatatAAGCAAAAAAAAAATTAGATGCGCTATGTTACTATTTAAGTTACCCTACTATGATTAGCCTAATGCACGCGGGCTGCACATGTAGCGCCAGATGTCCTCTCTCTTCACCTTTCTCTTTCTTCCACCTAGGATTTTAATGGCATGGCATCTGCTATAGCCTGCTCACTAGATCTTGTACTACACTTGCTCTTAAACAATGGATGGCAGGCTTTACTTTGGACTCACACACTTACACAATTGATAGACATGGACTACATGCATGACTAGACTGAGACGAAGGCTAGCACTAGAAGTAGTACACCAGGGGTATTAACTGTGCGTGCTAGAGGACGAGCTACTAGGGTTGTAGTATCTAACTCGGTGGCCTAAACTGCAATGGTGCATGCGTGCATGTGGTGCTGTCGGCTCTGCGTCTTGCTCATAGGCCGATCGGCAAGAACACAGTAAAATTATACAGCCTACCGTCAAATACCTTAGCGGTAAGGTATTTTTGACATCAAACGAACGTGACAGCGTAGTTAAATCCTATCATCACAGACCCAGGCGGTAGGTCGTGCTACCCTACCGCCGAGACCAATGACGACAGTaaaagggtcaaatctcgaaaTTTTTACGAATCAAGGTCAAATCTGGCTGAACTTTACGAAAAAGGTCAAAACAGCAAGATCGGCCGATGCCGGGCGTAGCTTTGGGATATTTCTGGAGGACTCATATTTCTATGATCAGAAATCTGCTGACTGACATCGATGCCGGGCGTAGCTTTGGGATATTTCTGGAGGACTCATATTTCTGGAAGACATGGGTTTTAACTATTCGTTGTTGCCTCGGTTGAATAGAGATGGTGATGCTAGTTGCATCGTCCATCGTGACTCGATCATGGCAGCGCCCTCTCAGAGTTTCGTTTCGGGCATCGATGCATGGAAACAGTAGATTGGACATGCCAGTGGAATGTCTTTCTCCCATCACTCTCTCAGTCCGCTGCCTAACGTGAGTTTATTTACAGTCAGAGGCGGCATCAATCCTGGAGCAGGAAACTCATCTGAAACGTGCCCAGCGGCCTCTGGAAGCCCAATAAACAACGCATCAATCCGACGTCAGGGGCGACTTATTATATTATAAACATGCACCCGCCGAGAGGCCTCTGGAAGCCAAATAAACAACGCACGCAAGCTGGCCATGAACATTGCCATAGCAGTGGCGTACATGTTGGAAGAGAAGACCGTGGTGTAGAGGGAGTCAGGGACAGGAGTCGCTGACTGACAGCGGGGCCCATGCGCAGAAGGCGCCATATGTCAGTGAGGCACGAGCCCGGGCGTCGACATGGGTGTCGTTGGCCAGCAGGCAGCAGCCACGCAGGTGCAGCTCCCATGGCGATGGATAAAGCATTGAAGGTTCTAGCCCGCATATGGGGAGGCCCGCCGTGGCCACGTGCGGGTCACGTGCCCCTGTCCGCAAGTGGCAACCCCGACCCGACGCCCTGCCGAGAGACGCCACGCGACTCGGCCAGACCCAGAAAAGAAACAAGGAAAGATCTCGAAAGAAAAGGGAAAGGCGATCGCTGCTGCCCGGTCCAGGCCGTTGCCGTGGGCGCGCCCGCGGGTGGGACGGCACGGCGCTGGCGCTGGCGGCGTTGCCGAGCCGTTGCCGCCGCGTGGCGTGACAGCGCGCGCAACGCACGCACGCGTGCTCGCCGCGCTTGCTTTGCGGCCCCGAGCGCTCGGCCTCCGCTCCGGCGGGTTCGTTTCGTCGTCGGCGTCACCGCGCCTACGGTTATGCGCCGCGTGAGAGCATCTGTAGATCGATATATCGAACACTATATGTCCTGCACAGTGACCGATTAATCATAAAATCGCCGCGCGCGCGCACTCATTTAAAGACATTATAATTGTGCACTCTAGGAGGCTTCTCACGCCCTCACCATTCTGAACCGTCTAATCCATCCCCTGTATGTTTTGTGGCCGTTGGATCAATTTCTCAGCGAAACACTTCCTGCAGCTGGGCTGGATGTTATATGGGCCGCTGCTCCTGGAACAAAATCGGCATTCTCTCATTAATCGGGACCTTTTGGGGTGCGGGGTATGCCAGAAAAATGACTTGCGGGCCTAGCATCGAACAAAGCCCACCGAGCAGCTCAACAGTTGGATCACACTTCGGTTTGCttaaaagaatagaagaagaaaaacaTCGAGTCCAAAGAGAGATGGCGATCGAGCAAACGGCAGATGGCCTTCCTGATCGGCTGGCCAAGGCGGGCCGAAGCAATGTCGGGGAGGCGATGATGCGGGAGTCAGCGACCAACGTGGATCTCCTCGTACATCTCGACAACTGAAACGGTAGAAACATGCGAAACGGGACGGCGGAAATCAGATCGATGTTCGATCTGCCGGCATTAAAGGAAGCATTGAAGCATCAATTCCTGGAAGCTTTCATAGCGGTTGATGTGCACTACTCGCAACGTTGATTAGTAGAGGTACGTTATTGCTTTGGCAGCCTATACCTGCTTTAGTTCGTGTGCCTGTAAATATCTGCTCCGTCGCCTCATGCTCTCCTGTTGTTCCGGGAGCAGAACCAAACAGCTCCTCCATCATCTGTGTGCCCTTCTCACTATGGGTTCTCATCATTATCTCAAGCTTCATTTTGTGCAGATCCGTCCATGTTGATCTGGCACCCTTCTGTCTTCTCCCTTGGTTGAGATTTCTCTCCATGCCCTTTCTAATAATCTCTCTCAGGAGTATTACCATTTGGGCCTGCCAAGTGTTTGATACTTGTTTTGCGCGACTGATTCTGATTTTTGGGACTTCACAGTTTCATAGGATATATATGTGACCGTTTTATATCTGAAAAACTCCAGGTTACACATCCCCCCCTACCGCTTTCAATCTCTTCAGTTTCAGGTTGATGTGAGTTGAGTTTATTTAGTTTTGGTAGCAATTGGTGGATGGGTTAACAAGCACTACAACTACTAGGAGTATTTTCTATTCACAtgcacttatattttttttacagtGTTGGTTATTTGATGAATCATGCGGTTATTCAGGACTTACGGAAGGGAAATATTGAGTGCGCGGGCGAACATATAAAGCAGGTGGGAATTCTCTTATTATATTGACATTTATTACACCTAAAATAGCTTCTGATTGATTCAAGTAGAGTTGAAAATTCCATGAAATGTTACTCCAACTATATGCTTTTTTTAGGAATATTGAGACACAGGTCAAAAGACATATTTTGATCTTTAAAAAAGACATATTATGGTCGTACTAATCTATTTGCATCCCATTCATCTACATGTCAGCTATACACATGGTTTCCTTTTGCCAtataaaatatattttcacactACTAATATGTGCTAATCTTATATGAAAATTTTGGCCTCATGGTGCCTTGTCCCATCCTGTGTCCAGTATGCGACCTGTGATAGTTatcatttttctttattttctGAGTTTCTGATTATATTGTCCATCTTGCTCATGATATTACGTGCTCTAACTGTGAGCTTTTCTTTTTGTATGTGGTGCAAGGTGTTCAACTGCCCATCGGTAGCCACTTTGGACATTATTTCTTTTGTGCAAGTCGACCCTTCTCCATGATGATATATTTTGGATGGCCTCTTCACGTATCATATATTGCTGCCAATTTACGACTTCCTGCAAATATCGTTCAGTTGGAT from Triticum aestivum cultivar Chinese Spring chromosome 4A, IWGSC CS RefSeq v2.1, whole genome shotgun sequence harbors:
- the LOC123083929 gene encoding probable protein kinase At2g41970, with the translated sequence MWCCAGEREEYHGPPPGSLAMPPPRAPAQARGPNAPRNGVGPAKVLPIDVPAVTLAELNRLTGNFGARSLVGEGSYGRVYRAKLATGETVAVKMFDNGGSGQSEAEFCAQLSVVSRLKCGHFTQLLGYCLELNNRIVLYEFATNGSLYDILHGKKGVQGAEPGPALTWGQRARVALGAARGLEYLHEKVQPSVIHRDVRSSNVLVFDGHEGKIADFNLTNQSADTAARLHSTKVLGTFGYHAPEYAMTGQLTHKSDVYSFGVVLLELLTGRKPVDHTMPKGQQSLVTWATPRLSEDKVMQCIDPKLNNDYPPKAVAKLAAVAALCVQYEADFRPNMTIVVKALQPLVGARPGGGDH
- the LOC123087068 gene encoding protein NRT1/ PTR FAMILY 8.3 — its product is MAEAGDPTLEQGLLANPEESNQLTYTGDGSVDFSGNPVVKEKTGRWKACPFILGNECCERLAYYGISTNLVTYLTKKLHDGNSSAARNVTTWQGTCYLTPLIGAILADAYWGRYWTIATFSTIYFIGMSVLTLSASVPMLMPPSCEGAICPEASPLQYTVFFLGLYLIALGTGGIKPCVSSFGADQFDDTDPAERIQKGSFFNWFYFSINIGALISSSFLVWVQDNLGWGLGFGIPTVFMGLAIISFFAGTSLYRFQKPGGSPITRVCQVVAATLRKWNAPVPEDSSLLYELADGVSAIEGSRQLEHTDELRCLDKAATITDLDVKEDSFNNPWRVCTVTQVEELKILVRMFPVWATTIVFSAVYAQMSTMFVEQGMVLDPTIGSFKIPPASLSTFDVVSVIIWVPIYDSILVPIARRFTGKERGFSELQRMGIGLVISILAMSAAAVLEIKRLAIAREAHLVDQNVPVPLSILWQIPQYFLVGASEVFTFIGALEFFYDQSPDAMRSLCSALQLITTALGNYLSAFILTMVAYFTTRGGRPGWIPDNLNEGRLDYFFWLLAGLSFLNFLVYVLCANRFKSKKAA